One genomic window of Methyloceanibacter sp. wino2 includes the following:
- a CDS encoding pitrilysin family protein: MPVTVRTSLAVFGLCLAVAAQMFLTPSAMAQKALPDSAAPLAKETAQGNTMSIQEVTSPGGIKAWLVESHVNPLISIRFAFFGGAAQDAPGKEGQAYFVTSMMDEGAGDLDATAFQERSESLAMQLDFDASRDVMLGSLQTLTENKDEVFELARLAMTEPRFDESATARVKAQILAGLKYDENDPATVASIAWDRLAFRDHPYGRPVKGSPESISAITDDDLHDYVHRVFARDKLVVSAVGDITPEELGKALDTLFGGLPEKADLRDVEDAEPPLGPAREVIKMNVPQSFAQFGFRGIARHDDDFIPAYILNYIIGGGGFSSRLMEEVREKRGLAYSVTSNLFPYQHGSVFVGNVATKNEAVGQSLKVIQDELEDVAENGLTEDQLDAAKSYLTGAYALRFESSSSIANQLLWIQIEDLGIDYVTKRNALIEAVTLDDIKRVAARLLAADQLITTIVGQPVEEPVTEGAPG; this comes from the coding sequence ATGCCGGTTACGGTCCGCACCTCGCTGGCGGTGTTTGGCCTGTGTCTCGCCGTCGCGGCACAGATGTTTCTTACTCCCTCCGCGATGGCCCAGAAGGCGCTGCCCGACTCCGCGGCGCCGTTGGCCAAAGAGACCGCTCAAGGAAATACGATGAGTATCCAAGAAGTCACGAGCCCGGGCGGTATCAAGGCCTGGCTTGTAGAGAGCCACGTCAATCCGCTGATCTCGATCCGCTTCGCCTTTTTCGGCGGTGCGGCCCAGGATGCGCCCGGGAAAGAGGGGCAGGCTTATTTCGTGACCTCGATGATGGACGAGGGCGCGGGCGACCTCGACGCGACCGCGTTCCAGGAGCGTTCGGAATCCTTGGCGATGCAGTTGGATTTCGATGCCAGCCGCGACGTCATGCTGGGCTCGCTGCAAACCCTGACCGAAAACAAGGACGAAGTGTTTGAGCTGGCCCGTCTCGCCATGACGGAGCCGCGCTTCGACGAAAGCGCGACGGCACGTGTTAAGGCGCAGATCCTGGCCGGGCTCAAATACGACGAGAACGACCCTGCCACGGTCGCCTCCATTGCCTGGGATCGCCTGGCTTTCCGCGACCATCCCTATGGCCGTCCCGTCAAGGGTTCGCCTGAATCGATCAGCGCGATCACGGACGACGACCTCCACGACTATGTCCATCGCGTCTTCGCGCGGGACAAGCTCGTCGTTTCCGCCGTCGGCGACATCACGCCCGAGGAACTCGGAAAGGCCCTGGACACCCTGTTCGGTGGCCTCCCCGAGAAGGCCGACCTGCGTGACGTGGAGGACGCCGAGCCGCCGCTCGGCCCCGCGCGCGAAGTCATCAAGATGAATGTTCCGCAGTCCTTCGCGCAGTTCGGTTTCCGTGGCATCGCGCGGCACGACGACGACTTCATCCCGGCTTACATCCTGAACTACATCATCGGCGGCGGCGGTTTTTCATCGCGGCTGATGGAGGAGGTTCGCGAGAAGCGCGGGCTCGCCTACTCGGTGACGTCCAACCTCTTCCCTTATCAGCATGGGTCGGTCTTTGTCGGCAATGTCGCGACGAAGAACGAGGCCGTCGGTCAATCCCTGAAAGTGATTCAGGACGAGTTGGAGGATGTGGCGGAGAACGGTCTGACCGAGGACCAGCTCGATGCGGCGAAGTCCTATCTCACGGGCGCCTACGCCTTGCGGTTCGAGTCCTCGTCGAGCATCGCCAATCAGCTCCTGTGGATTCAGATCGAGGATCTCGGCATCGACTATGTCACCAAGCGCAACGCGCTGATCGAGGCGGTGACGCTTGACGATATCAAGCGCGTCGCAGCCCGCTTGCTCGCCGCGGATCAACTCATCACCACGATCGTGGGCCAGCCCGTCGAGGAACCCGTCACCGAAGGCGCGCCGGGCTAG
- a CDS encoding pitrilysin family protein, which yields MPVATLTAEAEKAPAPSAAPQKASKKAFEFKLENGLDVVVIPDHRAPVVTQMIWYKVGAADEPYGVSGIAHFLEHLMFKGTETIPAGQFSKIIARKGGDDNAFTSQDVTAYFQRVAKDRLASVMEMEADRMKNLRLTENDVNTERNVILEERRSRVDNDPSSLLQEQMMAALYRNHPYGIPVIGWEHEIAKLNREDAFAFYDRFYAPDNAVLVVAGDVEPDEVRALAEETFGKVPAHGELIKRERPAEPKHDASVTVTLEDPRAGRTTVQRLYIAPSYTTGKPGEAEALELLARIMAHGSTGRIYKSLVVDKEAAASAGGWYSESGLDSGRIGFYAIAGDNDTPEEMEAAIDAVIEDVRVNGVTQQELDRARAALLAEYVYNSDSISRMARQYGWRLAVGLDVEDVEDWPNRIKAVTTDDVRKVAVDHLLDENSVTGILKPAPEHTSKVQEKPVPAATKDKS from the coding sequence ATGCCAGTTGCTACCCTTACCGCTGAGGCCGAGAAGGCGCCCGCGCCATCCGCCGCGCCGCAAAAGGCTTCGAAGAAGGCCTTCGAATTCAAGTTGGAGAACGGGCTCGACGTGGTCGTCATCCCGGATCACCGTGCCCCGGTCGTCACCCAGATGATCTGGTACAAAGTCGGTGCTGCGGACGAACCCTACGGCGTATCCGGCATCGCTCATTTCCTCGAGCATCTGATGTTCAAGGGCACCGAGACCATCCCGGCAGGCCAGTTCTCGAAGATCATTGCCCGCAAGGGTGGGGACGACAATGCCTTCACCAGTCAGGACGTAACGGCCTATTTTCAGCGCGTCGCCAAGGATCGACTTGCCTCCGTGATGGAGATGGAGGCCGACCGCATGAAGAACCTGCGTCTAACCGAGAACGATGTGAACACCGAGCGCAACGTGATCCTCGAGGAGCGGCGCTCCCGGGTCGACAACGATCCGAGCAGCCTCCTGCAAGAGCAGATGATGGCCGCCCTTTACCGCAATCACCCCTACGGCATTCCGGTCATCGGCTGGGAGCACGAGATCGCGAAGCTCAACCGGGAAGATGCGTTCGCGTTCTACGACCGGTTCTATGCGCCCGACAATGCAGTCTTGGTCGTCGCCGGCGACGTGGAGCCCGACGAAGTGCGGGCCCTCGCCGAAGAGACCTTCGGCAAGGTTCCGGCGCATGGTGAGTTGATCAAGCGCGAGCGTCCCGCCGAGCCGAAGCATGATGCCTCGGTCACCGTCACGCTCGAGGACCCCCGTGCCGGCCGAACGACCGTCCAGCGTCTCTACATCGCGCCGAGTTACACCACCGGGAAGCCCGGCGAGGCTGAAGCGCTCGAGCTTCTTGCCCGGATCATGGCGCATGGCAGCACGGGCCGCATCTACAAGAGCCTGGTCGTCGACAAGGAGGCAGCGGCCTCGGCGGGTGGCTGGTACTCGGAATCGGGGCTCGACTCCGGCCGTATCGGCTTCTACGCGATCGCCGGCGACAATGACACGCCCGAGGAGATGGAAGCCGCGATCGACGCGGTCATCGAAGACGTTCGCGTCAACGGCGTGACCCAGCAAGAGCTCGATCGGGCGCGCGCCGCGCTCCTGGCCGAGTACGTCTACAACTCGGACTCCATCTCGCGCATGGCCCGGCAGTATGGCTGGCGTCTGGCGGTGGGGCTCGATGTCGAGGACGTCGAGGATTGGCCGAACCGGATCAAGGCGGTCACGACCGACGACGTCCGCAAGGTGGCGGTGGATCATCTCTTGGACGAGAATTCGGTGACGGGCATCCTCAAGCCCGCGCCGGAGCACACGAGCAAGGTACAGGAAAAGCCGGTACCTGCGGCTACCAAGGACAAGTCATAA
- the lspA gene encoding signal peptidase II, giving the protein MLRHWFWGPYSPLGLLVALATLVADQGNKLWMLYVYDIGTKQPVEVTPFFDLILVWNKGISYGLLQQDELLGRLALVAFAIVVSLALIAWLARISTGLTAVAIGLIVGGAAGNAIDRAVHGAVADFYSLHAFGFQWYIFNIADVAIVAGVVGLLYDSLFGGHKKAGNPSKM; this is encoded by the coding sequence ATGCTTCGTCACTGGTTCTGGGGACCCTATTCGCCGCTCGGGCTTCTCGTGGCCTTGGCGACGCTGGTGGCGGACCAGGGGAACAAGCTGTGGATGCTCTATGTCTACGACATCGGCACCAAGCAGCCCGTCGAGGTCACGCCGTTCTTCGACCTGATCCTCGTATGGAACAAGGGCATCAGCTATGGGCTGCTCCAGCAGGATGAGCTGCTCGGGCGTCTGGCGCTCGTCGCGTTTGCTATTGTCGTGAGCTTGGCCTTGATCGCCTGGCTCGCCCGGATATCGACGGGCCTGACGGCCGTTGCCATCGGTCTCATCGTCGGCGGCGCGGCCGGGAATGCCATCGACCGGGCCGTGCACGGCGCCGTGGCGGACTTCTACTCGCTCCACGCCTTCGGCTTTCAGTGGTACATCTTTAATATCGCCGATGTAGCCATCGTTGCCGGGGTGGTCGGACTCCTGTATGACTCGCTTTTCGGGGGTCACAAAAAGGCCGGAAACCCCTCTAAAATGTAA
- the ileS gene encoding isoleucine--tRNA ligase — MVTKSKSGKGAPKRKSAASPARKKKTKTAGRTISTAKKPTAKKAPAKKAAPKKAVKKTAKTTVAKKSVAKKTVTKKRTTKKAAPKKVVAKKVSAKKTTKKTVRKAAPKKTVAKKTARKTSAKKVGAKKTVAKKVSAKKAPAKKTAAKKSATKRPVAKKTTVTKSTAKKAAPKKAVKKTAKKRVTKARVATKAAAPKKAVAPKKEAPARKTTTKTTTASHKAAKPKTIAKKTEMTDTTTPPAPEAAPKPVQPQTERDWSETLFLPKTEFPMKAGLPKREPELLQRWAEMGLYGRLREKGQTQEKFVLHDGPPYANGHLHIGHALNKILKDVICRSQSMMGKDANYVPGWDCHGLPIEWKVEEEKYRSKGKAKPDFADSEAIVAFRRECRAYAEHWLDVQRDEFKRLGIEGDWDDPYTTMNYKAESTIARELMKFAMNGLLYRGSKPVMWSVVERTALAEAEVEYQEIESPAIYVKFPVMFATDDNPDPGFLQHASVVIWTTTPWTIPGNRAVSYSPAISYGLYEITQAPEDNWAKVGERLILADALAETVKTAARIEGWHRAGDVTSAMLSQVMCAHPLRDEGAYRFKVPLLAGDHVTEDAGTGFVHTAPGHGADDYNIWVESERLLRDRGIDKTIPFTVDEAGFFTKDAPRFEGKRVVDDKGKFGDANETVIRALMDAKALLARARYKHDYPHSWRSKKPIIFRATPQWFIAMDKDFEAGDSLRARAMDAIEATRFVPPQGEKRIKGMVETRPDWVVSRQRAWGVPITVFVHKETGDVIPRGDFNASGELIDRIAAAFEAEGADAWFVDGAKERFLDGLVDDPDAWEKVGDILDVWFDSGSTHAFVLEQRPDLKWPASLYLEGSDQHRGWFQSSLLEGCGTRGRAPFDEVLTHGFVNDEDGRKMSKSLGNVVSPQKVIEQSGAEILRLWAMSSDYADDLRIGPDILKANVDSYRRLRNTLRFLLGNLAHYHDDLTVAYDEMPELERYMLARIAELDASVREGYIVYDFKRVFHALLNFCVNDLSAFYLDIRKDALYCDPHDSRTRRAALTVMDRLFAALTAWLAPMLCFTMEEAWLTRFPNDKGSVHLRDFPDVPDEWDDAGLREKWRKVRQIRRTVTGALEIERRERRIGSSLEAAPVVYVADEDLRGALEGLDLAEIAITSGARLVPGEGPADAFRLEDVPAVAVVFARAEGNKCARSWKVLPEVGADPEFPTLSPRDAEAVRQFDRRAGQAG, encoded by the coding sequence ATGGTCACCAAGTCGAAGAGCGGCAAGGGCGCTCCCAAACGTAAGAGCGCCGCCAGCCCCGCACGCAAGAAGAAGACCAAGACGGCGGGCAGGACAATCAGCACGGCGAAGAAGCCGACAGCCAAGAAGGCGCCTGCAAAGAAGGCTGCGCCGAAGAAAGCGGTGAAGAAGACCGCTAAAACGACCGTGGCCAAGAAGAGCGTGGCGAAGAAGACCGTTACCAAGAAGCGCACCACGAAAAAAGCCGCGCCGAAGAAGGTTGTGGCCAAGAAGGTCTCCGCGAAGAAGACGACTAAGAAGACCGTGAGGAAGGCGGCGCCGAAAAAGACCGTTGCAAAAAAGACGGCACGGAAGACGAGCGCCAAGAAAGTCGGCGCGAAAAAGACGGTCGCCAAGAAGGTGTCGGCGAAGAAAGCACCAGCGAAGAAGACTGCTGCCAAAAAGTCGGCCACGAAGAGGCCTGTCGCCAAGAAGACCACGGTTACGAAGTCGACGGCCAAGAAAGCCGCGCCGAAAAAAGCGGTGAAGAAGACCGCGAAGAAGCGCGTGACCAAGGCCCGCGTGGCCACGAAGGCCGCGGCGCCCAAGAAGGCGGTCGCGCCGAAGAAGGAGGCCCCGGCGAGAAAGACAACGACCAAGACAACAACGGCGTCCCACAAAGCCGCCAAGCCAAAGACGATCGCGAAAAAGACTGAGATGACGGACACCACAACGCCCCCCGCACCTGAAGCGGCACCGAAACCGGTGCAGCCGCAAACGGAGCGGGACTGGAGCGAGACGCTATTCCTGCCCAAGACCGAGTTTCCGATGAAGGCGGGCCTGCCGAAGCGCGAGCCGGAGCTGCTGCAGCGCTGGGCCGAAATGGGCCTTTACGGGCGGCTGCGCGAGAAGGGCCAGACCCAAGAAAAATTCGTGCTGCATGACGGCCCGCCCTATGCGAACGGCCATCTTCATATCGGGCACGCGCTCAACAAGATCCTGAAGGACGTGATCTGCCGCTCCCAGTCCATGATGGGCAAGGACGCCAACTATGTACCGGGCTGGGACTGCCACGGCCTTCCCATCGAATGGAAGGTCGAGGAGGAGAAGTATCGGTCCAAGGGCAAGGCCAAGCCGGACTTCGCCGACTCCGAGGCTATCGTCGCCTTTCGCCGCGAATGCCGCGCCTATGCGGAGCATTGGCTGGACGTGCAGCGCGACGAGTTCAAGCGCCTCGGTATCGAGGGTGACTGGGACGATCCGTACACGACGATGAACTACAAGGCCGAGTCCACCATCGCGCGCGAACTGATGAAGTTCGCGATGAATGGACTCCTGTATCGCGGCTCCAAGCCCGTGATGTGGTCCGTGGTGGAGCGCACGGCGCTCGCGGAAGCCGAAGTCGAGTATCAGGAGATCGAGAGCCCAGCGATCTACGTGAAGTTCCCGGTCATGTTCGCGACGGACGACAATCCCGATCCCGGCTTCCTGCAGCATGCTTCGGTGGTGATCTGGACGACGACGCCGTGGACGATTCCCGGCAACCGGGCGGTCTCCTATTCGCCGGCCATTTCGTACGGCCTCTACGAGATCACCCAGGCGCCGGAAGACAATTGGGCCAAGGTCGGCGAGCGGCTGATCCTGGCGGATGCGCTGGCCGAGACCGTCAAGACTGCGGCCCGTATCGAGGGCTGGCATCGCGCCGGCGACGTGACTTCCGCGATGCTCAGTCAGGTCATGTGCGCGCATCCCTTGCGCGACGAGGGCGCTTACCGGTTCAAGGTGCCTCTGCTCGCGGGCGATCACGTCACCGAGGATGCGGGTACCGGCTTCGTGCACACCGCGCCCGGTCATGGCGCGGACGACTACAACATATGGGTCGAAAGCGAGCGGCTCCTGCGAGACCGGGGCATCGACAAGACCATCCCCTTCACGGTCGACGAGGCCGGCTTCTTCACCAAGGATGCGCCGCGCTTCGAGGGCAAGCGCGTGGTCGACGACAAGGGCAAGTTCGGCGACGCCAACGAAACCGTTATCCGTGCGCTCATGGACGCGAAGGCGCTGCTGGCCCGCGCGCGTTACAAGCACGACTATCCGCATTCCTGGCGGTCCAAGAAGCCCATTATCTTCCGGGCGACGCCCCAATGGTTCATCGCCATGGACAAGGACTTCGAGGCCGGCGACAGCCTGCGCGCCCGCGCCATGGACGCGATCGAGGCGACTCGCTTCGTGCCGCCCCAAGGGGAGAAGCGCATCAAGGGCATGGTCGAGACCCGGCCTGACTGGGTCGTCTCGCGCCAGCGGGCCTGGGGCGTGCCCATCACCGTATTCGTGCATAAGGAGACCGGCGACGTCATTCCGCGCGGGGACTTCAATGCGTCCGGCGAACTGATCGACCGCATCGCCGCCGCGTTCGAGGCCGAGGGCGCGGACGCGTGGTTCGTCGACGGCGCGAAAGAGCGCTTTCTGGACGGTCTCGTGGACGATCCGGACGCCTGGGAGAAGGTCGGTGACATTCTCGACGTCTGGTTCGACTCCGGGTCCACCCATGCCTTCGTGCTGGAGCAGCGCCCGGATCTGAAATGGCCGGCCTCGCTCTATCTCGAAGGCTCGGACCAGCACCGCGGCTGGTTCCAGTCCTCGCTTCTGGAGGGCTGCGGTACGCGCGGCCGCGCGCCGTTCGACGAAGTGCTCACCCATGGCTTCGTCAACGACGAGGATGGGCGCAAAATGTCGAAGTCGCTCGGCAACGTGGTCTCGCCGCAAAAAGTCATCGAACAATCGGGTGCGGAGATCCTGCGGCTGTGGGCCATGAGCTCCGATTATGCGGATGACTTGCGCATCGGGCCGGACATCCTCAAGGCGAACGTGGATTCGTATCGCCGCCTAAGGAACACGCTGCGCTTCCTGCTCGGCAATCTCGCGCACTATCACGACGACCTCACCGTCGCCTATGACGAGATGCCCGAACTCGAGCGCTACATGCTTGCCCGTATCGCCGAGCTCGATGCGTCGGTGCGCGAAGGCTACATCGTCTACGACTTCAAACGCGTCTTCCACGCGCTGCTGAATTTCTGCGTCAACGATCTGTCGGCGTTCTATTTGGACATCCGCAAGGACGCGCTTTATTGCGATCCGCACGACAGCCGCACCCGGCGCGCGGCGCTTACGGTCATGGATCGGCTTTTCGCCGCGCTCACGGCCTGGCTTGCGCCCATGCTGTGCTTCACCATGGAGGAGGCCTGGCTGACGCGCTTCCCGAACGACAAGGGCTCGGTTCATTTGCGTGACTTCCCCGATGTGCCGGACGAGTGGGATGACGCAGGGCTCCGCGAGAAGTGGCGGAAGGTGCGGCAGATCCGCCGTACCGTGACGGGCGCGCTCGAGATCGAACGGCGCGAACGGCGCATCGGCTCGAGCCTCGAAGCCGCACCGGTCGTCTATGTCGCCGACGAGGATTTGCGCGGCGCGCTCGAGGGGCTCGACCTGGCCGAAATCGCGATCACCAGTGGGGCGCGCCTCGTTCCCGGCGAGGGGCCGGCGGACGCCTTCCGGCTCGAGGATGTACCTGCCGTGGCGGTGGTCTTCGCACGCGCCGAAGGCAACAAATGTGCGCGGTCGTGGAAGGTCCTTCCCGAAGTCGGGGCCGATCCCGAGTTTCCGACCTTGTCGCCCCGCGATGCCGAAGCCGTTCGCCAGTTCGACCGGCGCGCCGGGCAGGCGGGGTAG
- a CDS encoding bifunctional riboflavin kinase/FAD synthetase, with amino-acid sequence MDIVRSWREAPPDQKGAVLAIGNFDGVHRGHQAVLGVAKAIAAAEGRKTGAVIFEPHPREFFAPNRPFFRLTPLPVKLELLEALGLDVVFVLPFDRPLADLSADAFATDVLGEAFGARHVVVGYDFVYGNGRTGTVTQLAASGEAAGYGVDVVEPVQLEEKTVFASSAIREHLSEGRIREAAEQLGYWWRARGSVAHGAGRGQGLGFPTVNFKLLPGQDVCHGIYAMRVHHAGGRHDAAGYVGPRPTFGAGEPALEAFLFDFTGDLYDQTIEVEFIDFIRPDQAFPDGEALAAQMDKDCEAVRAVLANVDASDPMRRFPLGAALATRTLDCS; translated from the coding sequence ATGGACATCGTCCGCTCCTGGCGGGAAGCACCGCCGGACCAGAAAGGCGCGGTCCTGGCCATCGGAAATTTCGATGGTGTCCATCGCGGACACCAGGCAGTTCTCGGTGTGGCCAAGGCGATAGCGGCGGCCGAGGGCAGAAAGACCGGGGCGGTGATCTTCGAACCGCACCCGCGCGAGTTCTTCGCGCCAAACAGGCCGTTCTTCCGGCTGACACCCTTGCCCGTGAAGCTGGAACTGCTCGAGGCACTGGGCCTCGATGTCGTTTTCGTCCTGCCCTTCGACCGGCCGCTGGCCGATTTGTCGGCAGATGCGTTCGCCACCGATGTCCTCGGTGAGGCGTTCGGCGCCCGTCACGTCGTGGTGGGCTACGATTTTGTCTACGGCAACGGCCGAACGGGTACGGTTACGCAACTTGCGGCCTCGGGCGAAGCCGCTGGCTATGGCGTCGACGTGGTGGAGCCGGTGCAGCTTGAGGAAAAGACGGTCTTTGCCTCCAGCGCGATCCGGGAGCATTTGTCTGAGGGGCGGATACGGGAAGCCGCCGAACAACTCGGCTATTGGTGGCGGGCTCGGGGCTCGGTTGCCCATGGCGCCGGGCGCGGGCAGGGGCTCGGCTTCCCGACGGTGAATTTCAAGCTGTTGCCCGGCCAGGACGTTTGCCACGGCATCTACGCCATGCGCGTACACCATGCGGGCGGCCGGCACGACGCGGCGGGCTATGTGGGGCCGCGTCCCACGTTCGGGGCAGGCGAGCCCGCGCTTGAGGCCTTCCTATTCGACTTCACCGGCGACCTCTACGATCAGACCATCGAGGTGGAATTCATCGACTTCATTCGCCCCGACCAGGCCTTCCCCGACGGCGAGGCGCTGGCGGCGCAGATGGACAAGGACTGCGAGGCCGTGCGGGCCGTGCTGGCGAATGTCGACGCCAGCGATCCGATGCGGCGATTCCCGCTCGGGGCCGCTCTCGCCACGCGGACACTGGATTGTAGCTAG
- a CDS encoding MaoC family dehydratase, giving the protein MSLDHGYYLEDLSPGMEASVSKTVTNEDITAFAELSGDINPVHLNEEFAAGTVFKKRIAHGFLTGSLFSTVLGTKLPGPGCIYMSQTMKFKGPVFIGDELIATCKVTAVDMEKGRVSFDCVCEANGRPVLTGEALLMVSRRPTDD; this is encoded by the coding sequence ATGAGCCTCGACCACGGCTACTATCTGGAAGATCTGTCGCCCGGCATGGAGGCCAGCGTCTCCAAGACCGTGACGAACGAGGACATCACGGCGTTTGCGGAACTCTCCGGCGACATCAATCCCGTCCACCTGAACGAGGAGTTCGCGGCCGGGACCGTGTTCAAGAAGCGCATCGCGCACGGCTTTCTGACCGGTTCGCTATTCTCCACGGTGCTGGGCACCAAACTGCCGGGGCCTGGCTGCATCTACATGTCCCAGACCATGAAATTCAAAGGCCCCGTCTTCATCGGCGATGAACTCATCGCCACATGTAAGGTGACCGCCGTCGACATGGAGAAGGGTCGCGTCTCCTTCGATTGTGTCTGCGAGGCCAACGGCCGGCCTGTTCTCACCGGAGAGGCGCTGCTGATGGTCTCCCGCCGCCCCACGGACGACTAG
- a CDS encoding response regulator, giving the protein MPLDFKMPVLVVDDYSTMLRIIRNFLGQLGFADVDGAGDGSAALQMMHEKHYGLVISDWNMAPMTGYELLREVRADGGLSRTPFIMVTADGSREHEAQAKQAGVSDYMLKPFNAVTLRSKIESAFHA; this is encoded by the coding sequence ATGCCACTCGATTTCAAAATGCCGGTGCTCGTCGTCGACGACTACAGCACAATGCTCCGGATCATCCGTAACTTCCTCGGACAACTCGGTTTTGCAGATGTTGACGGCGCCGGTGACGGCAGCGCGGCACTGCAGATGATGCACGAGAAGCACTACGGGCTCGTCATCTCGGACTGGAATATGGCCCCGATGACGGGCTACGAGCTCCTACGCGAGGTGCGCGCGGACGGGGGCCTCTCCCGCACGCCGTTCATCATGGTCACCGCGGACGGTTCGCGCGAACATGAGGCGCAGGCCAAACAGGCCGGCGTCAGCGACTATATGCTGAAGCCGTTCAATGCCGTGACGCTCAGGTCGAAGATCGAGTCCGCGTTCCACGCCTGA
- a CDS encoding TIGR01459 family HAD-type hydrolase, which produces MKIPVIESIREIGGSRRVWFVDIWGVMHNGRDAFPEASAATRAFREQGGVVILLSNSPRPSPDLQAQLRLIGVPDDAYDATVSSGDLTRHELAKHKGARVFHLGPERDLPIFHEADVTLTGPEDAELVVCSGLFDDQVETPEDYVDLLTSLAARDVLMICANPDHKVESGNRLIYCAGALAAAYESLGGNVVYAGKPHQPVYDLAFETASKIAGARGVTISKSDVLAIGDGAKTDIIGAGAFGVPSVFVASKLHAPDESVGLLDAAHLEGLFAEEPSPPIAATHGLRW; this is translated from the coding sequence TTGAAAATTCCCGTCATCGAGTCCATCCGCGAGATTGGCGGCAGCCGCCGGGTTTGGTTCGTCGATATCTGGGGCGTCATGCACAACGGGCGCGATGCCTTTCCCGAGGCCTCGGCCGCAACGCGCGCCTTTCGCGAGCAGGGCGGCGTCGTCATTCTGCTGTCCAACTCGCCGCGTCCGAGCCCCGACCTCCAGGCTCAGCTCCGGCTCATCGGCGTGCCGGACGACGCTTACGACGCCACTGTTTCGTCGGGCGACCTCACGCGCCACGAACTGGCAAAACACAAGGGCGCCCGCGTGTTCCATCTCGGCCCGGAGCGCGATCTGCCGATCTTCCATGAAGCAGATGTCACGCTGACAGGCCCGGAGGACGCGGAGCTGGTCGTGTGCTCAGGCTTGTTCGACGATCAGGTCGAAACGCCCGAAGATTATGTGGATCTGCTGACGAGCCTTGCGGCCCGCGATGTGCTGATGATCTGTGCCAACCCCGACCACAAGGTCGAGAGCGGCAACCGGCTCATCTACTGTGCCGGTGCGCTGGCCGCAGCTTACGAAAGCCTCGGCGGCAATGTCGTCTATGCCGGGAAGCCGCACCAGCCGGTCTACGATCTCGCTTTCGAGACCGCCTCGAAGATTGCGGGCGCGCGCGGTGTAACGATCTCGAAGTCGGATGTCCTTGCGATCGGCGACGGCGCCAAGACCGACATCATCGGCGCGGGGGCGTTCGGTGTGCCGTCCGTTTTCGTCGCGAGCAAGCTTCACGCGCCGGACGAGAGTGTCGGATTGCTGGATGCCGCGCACCTTGAAGGGCTGTTCGCGGAGGAGCCGAGCCCGCCGATCGCCGCCACGCACGGTCTGCGCTGGTAG